The following nucleotide sequence is from Alteromonas sp. V450.
CCGCGTCTGCTGACGATATAAACGAAAAAGACGTTCGTGCGTACATGATGTTTGGCTACGTAGGAAAACAGATTACAGACAATACGTTTCTTCGCGCAGAAGTTGATTATATCAGTGGTGACAACGACAGTAGCGACAACACAATCTCTGACTTTGATAGCTTATATGGTGTGCGGCGTTTTGATTTTGGCCCCACCGATGTATATCAAGCTGTGCCACGCAGAAACCTAAAGACTATTGGGCTTCGAAGTGTGTCTAAATCTTCAAAAACACACAATATTATGCTGGGTTACAAAGCAATGTGGTATCAAAAAGCGCCACAAGATGTGGATAGCTTTATTGGTCATCAAGTTGAAGCACGCTGGCGTTATCAAGTTAGGCCAGAACTGCGATTAGTGTTAGGTGGAGCCTACCTTAAAAAAGGTGACGGTTTTGCTCGAGGTGACTACAGCGATAACAGTGCCTTTTTATTTACCGGTGCGTTGTATACCTTTTAAAAAAGGAAGGAATTACGCTGCGGCAGACTGGGTGCAAATGCTTACATCACAAGCTTTGCAGATGAGCATGTACTCTCTTTTCTGTTTATTACATTACTGATATGGTTAACGGCTAATTTGAAATGCCCATTTAGAGGTTGCCTTGTCGTATTCAGCAGAAACATCGTTCTTTGCCCGTTGTATTGCACTATTAAAGTTACTCGGTCCCGGCGTGCTTATGGCAACCGCGGCGGTAGGCGGTAGTCATTTAGTGGCATCAACACAAGCTGGGGCGAAGTTTGGCTGGCAGCTGGCGCTACTTATATTAGTAGTTAACCTACTCAAGTATCCGTTTTTCAGGGCAGGTGTTAGCTATACCATCAGCACCAAACAAACCCTCCAGCAAGGTTACTTAGGAATGGGAAAGCGGTATTTGGCTATTGCTTTGGGCTTGAATTCCGTTGCATCGGTGGTCAATGCAGCTGCGCTGCTGTTGTTTGCTGCAAGCCTATTGTCGTACTTTATCCCTTTTAACATTGCTATAACGTTATCAGCGTCGGTGGTATTGGCACTTATTTTAATCATTTTATTAGCTGGGCATTTTGAAGGGTTAGACAATATTGCCAAAGGCATCATGGCCGTGCTTGTGATCGCAACTGTTGCCGTTTTCATAGTGGCACTTAGCAATTATTCTGTTTCACCAGCACCTGCTGTGGCTGCGCCTTCACCGTGGACGCTCGCCACGTTAGGCTTTTTAGTCGTAACGATGGGGTGGATGCCCGCGCCAATCGAAATATCGTCGATTACCTCACTTTGGCTAAAGCGTCAATGTAAGGGCCAAGCCGTAACGCCAAAGTCCGCGCTTTTCGATTTTAATTTAGGTTATGCAGTGACTGTGTTACTCGCATTGCTGTTTTTGGGCTTAGGCGCACTAATTTTATATGGCAGTGGTACAGAACTGAATACTAGTGGTATCGGCTTCTCTCATCAGCTAATTAGTATGTACTCATCAACCATTGGGCAGTGGGCCCACTGGCTTATTGCACTGGTTGCGTTTCTATGTATATTTGGATCGGCGCTCACCGTTTACGATGGCTACGCTCGTGTCGTCGCTGAAGCAATAGCGCTGCTTTTTAACAAAGATAAAAACGCAAGAAATACGCTAGTCACTCCTGTGCTATTGTTTATGGCAGTGGCGAGTTTTATCATTGTGTTATTCTTTAAGTCTGCGCTATTGGCAATGCTTGGTTTTGCCATGACGCTTGCCTTTGTGACTACTCCAATGTTTGCCTGGCTCAATCATAAGCTTGTTGCGCAAACGCAACTCCATCCGGATGCTTCTCCTAATTTTGCGATAAAACTATTAAGTTATGTTGGCTTAGCATATCTATTTGGGTTTCTTTTTGTTTTCGTATGGTGGAAGTGGTTCCTGTAATACTTTGTTATATGTTGATGTAGTCAATTAGTGTAAAGCGGTATGGCTGATTCAAACTAAAGGGAAATATTAATCTATACTAAGAGGCAGATCTGTCATGGAGCACGCTACTTGTTTTCTACCTACAATGCATTGATGCCTGTTAAGAAACTCATAATCTTTGCTACCTATATTTTGTTAATTACCACCGTTGGCCTATCTGTGGCAGGATGTTCAAAAAGTGCTGAGCGCGTGGCGGTATGGCAAAATGCATATGATATCGAGCGTGAATTGTATTTACTGGGGCAACAAGACGACCCTCGCGAAATTTACAGGCGTTTACAAGGCATTAAGCAGCAAGCCTCTATGCAACTTTCTCAACTTCGAGAGCGTGGTCGACGCGATCCTTTACTGGTTGAATGGTTGGAATCTCTAACAATTAGTTTGTCTATGGCCCCTTTGTATAGTGATAAAATAGCAACCTGTGATATTTGGAAAGCTGCTATGGAAAAAGCGTGGGGAGTAAGCGTTAGTCAGTTCAACGAACGAGCAAAACTCGTTTGGCGGGTAATGGTGGCTACCTGCAACGCACGAGTTCGCTCCTTATAACTCAATAACCTTGTTAAACGTAAACAGGGCGAGTTGCGGTAAGGCTAGCGACCTTATCCCTGATATTCTGCACAACGTTGTCGTCTTCAGGCGTTGTTAATACATCGCAAATCCAGTGAGCTAATTGCGAACAGTCGTCTTCGCTAAAATTACGAGAGGTTACTGCTGGGGTACCAATGCGAATGCCGCTTGTCACAAATGGCGATTGAGGATCGTTAGGAACGGTATTCTTATTGACCGTTATATTTACACGGTTTAATAGAGCGTCAGCTTCTTTTCCCGTCATTCCTTTGCTTACCAAGCTTAATAGAAACATGTGGTTGTCGGTACCGTTAGATACTACCTCAAACCCTCGCTTCATAAATACATCAGCCATTACACGCGCGTTTGTTATTACTTGCTTCTGGTAAATTTTGAACTCAGAAGACATTGCTTCTTTAAAAGCAACGGCTTTAGCCGCTATAACGTGCATAAGTGGGCCGCCCTGAATCCCCGGGAAAATAAGAGAATTAAACTTTTTTTCAAGCTCAGGGTTAGACTTACACATAATAAGTCCGCCACGGGGGCCGCGCAGCGTTTTATGAGTCGTAGTAGTAACAACGTGTGCGGCGTTAATTGGTGATGGGTAGAGCCCCGCTGCAACTAGGCCAGCAACGTGTGCCATATCTACGAGCAAATACGCACCCACGCTATCGGCTATCTCTCTAAACTTCTGCCAGTCAACCACGCGAGAATATGCGGAAAAGCCTGCAACTATCATTTTTGGGCGATGTTCTTTTGCAAGTGCTTCTACTTGTGCGTAATCAATTTCCCCTGTCTCTGTGTTCAGTCCGTATTGGATGGCGTTGTAAAGCTTGCCGGAGAAATTAGGTTTTGCGCCATGGGTTAAGTGGCCGCCATGGTCAAGACTTAAGCCCAAAATGGTGTCGCCAGGGCTTAACAATGCCATGTAAACAGCAGTATTTGCTTGAGACCCAGAATGCGGTTGCACGTTAACATAATCAGCTTCAAACAGTGCTTTAGCTCTGTCGATAGCTAGCTGCTCTATTTTATCTACAGCTTCACATCCGCCGTAATAGCGTTTTCCCGGATAACCTTCAGCATACTTATTTGTTAATTGACTACCTTGTGCTTGCATAACCGCTTTGCTGGTGTAGTTTTCTGATGCTATGAGTTCAATATGATGCTCTTGCCGTTTATCTTCTTGCAAAATTAATTCAGCAATAGCGGGATCTTGCTTATGCAAGCGTTCATTAAGGGGGGACATAATGGCTCCTTGGTTTCATCGTTGTATGCTTGATACTAGATTTGAGTAAAGAATAAATAAAATTAATAAAAAATATGGCATTATAATTTTATTAAATGAGTGAGGCGGTATAGTGAGGCGATAATTACCGCTGTTTGGCCAAATTAGTAGTCAAAATAAAGAACGCCACAACGTTTCACCCGTAAAGCGAAATAGTTTGGGGTTATTGAAACGTGGAGTTGAGACAACGACGGTGTAATGCAAAGTAATGAAGAATTTGTCGATAGATTTTTTGCGTTCGTTTGTGCTTATTGCTCAAACGGGGAGCTATACTCAGTGTGCCGAGCAACTGCAGCGCACTCAACCTGCTATTAGTTTACAGATTAAAAAATTAGAAGAAATAATAGGAGAAAAGCTGTTTTCGCGAGAGCACAACCGCTTAACTCTAACGGGGGCGGGCAGTCGGCTTCTGTCATATGGTGAACAAATAGTTGCCCTAAACGACCAAGCGATGGCTGAGTTTGGAAAGCCTCAAGTATCAGGAAATATTAAGCTGGGCATTCCGAGCGAGTTTAGCACAACGCTTATGCCTAAAATCATACGACGATTTACCCAAACGTACCCTGAAATATCGTTAGAAGTACACTGCGCATTAAGTAAGGATCTCCTAAGCGAGCCACTTAAACATCAATTCGACCTTATTCTTTCTTTGCAAGAAACGCCCGATCCTCAGCAGGACGGCTATATTATTTCAGATCAGCTTGTTTGGGTTGGAAGTCAGCGGTTTGTTAATAGTGTGCCTGCAAAACTCCCGATAATAGCAGCTCCTGCGCCATGTATTTACCGGAAACGAGCGACCAGTCTACTCTCAGCCATCAAAAAGCCTTGGCAAGTGGTTTATACCATTGCTGATCTGAATGGCATTCAAACAGCAATCAATGAAGGGCTGGGTATAACCGTATTGGCAAAAAGTTCTGTACCTTCTGGGTTACACATATTGGCTAACTCAGAAAGCTTACCTGAGTTGGGCCACATAGGCGTGTGTCTGGTAAATCCTCAAAACGTGTCTTCGCAAGCTATCAGTTTATTAACAGAAACGATTACGAACGAAGTGGCTAACTTCTAAAAGGTACAATGTAAATGAACGGAGGGCATGCAAGGCGTGCCGGCTCCGACACGCCTTGCTTATAGACTAGGCCTTTTTGACAAATTTTGCGGTTAGCATCATTTCACCGGCGCCATCTACTTTACAATCAAGCTGGTGGTCTTTGGCATCTTTAACATGGCGAAT
It contains:
- a CDS encoding LysR family transcriptional regulator, whose protein sequence is MKNLSIDFLRSFVLIAQTGSYTQCAEQLQRTQPAISLQIKKLEEIIGEKLFSREHNRLTLTGAGSRLLSYGEQIVALNDQAMAEFGKPQVSGNIKLGIPSEFSTTLMPKIIRRFTQTYPEISLEVHCALSKDLLSEPLKHQFDLILSLQETPDPQQDGYIISDQLVWVGSQRFVNSVPAKLPIIAAPAPCIYRKRATSLLSAIKKPWQVVYTIADLNGIQTAINEGLGITVLAKSSVPSGLHILANSESLPELGHIGVCLVNPQNVSSQAISLLTETITNEVANF
- the glyA gene encoding serine hydroxymethyltransferase, whose protein sequence is MSPLNERLHKQDPAIAELILQEDKRQEHHIELIASENYTSKAVMQAQGSQLTNKYAEGYPGKRYYGGCEAVDKIEQLAIDRAKALFEADYVNVQPHSGSQANTAVYMALLSPGDTILGLSLDHGGHLTHGAKPNFSGKLYNAIQYGLNTETGEIDYAQVEALAKEHRPKMIVAGFSAYSRVVDWQKFREIADSVGAYLLVDMAHVAGLVAAGLYPSPINAAHVVTTTTHKTLRGPRGGLIMCKSNPELEKKFNSLIFPGIQGGPLMHVIAAKAVAFKEAMSSEFKIYQKQVITNARVMADVFMKRGFEVVSNGTDNHMFLLSLVSKGMTGKEADALLNRVNITVNKNTVPNDPQSPFVTSGIRIGTPAVTSRNFSEDDCSQLAHWICDVLTTPEDDNVVQNIRDKVASLTATRPVYV
- a CDS encoding NRAMP family divalent metal transporter; amino-acid sequence: MSYSAETSFFARCIALLKLLGPGVLMATAAVGGSHLVASTQAGAKFGWQLALLILVVNLLKYPFFRAGVSYTISTKQTLQQGYLGMGKRYLAIALGLNSVASVVNAAALLLFAASLLSYFIPFNIAITLSASVVLALILIILLAGHFEGLDNIAKGIMAVLVIATVAVFIVALSNYSVSPAPAVAAPSPWTLATLGFLVVTMGWMPAPIEISSITSLWLKRQCKGQAVTPKSALFDFNLGYAVTVLLALLFLGLGALILYGSGTELNTSGIGFSHQLISMYSSTIGQWAHWLIALVAFLCIFGSALTVYDGYARVVAEAIALLFNKDKNARNTLVTPVLLFMAVASFIIVLFFKSALLAMLGFAMTLAFVTTPMFAWLNHKLVAQTQLHPDASPNFAIKLLSYVGLAYLFGFLFVFVWWKWFL